A part of Carettochelys insculpta isolate YL-2023 chromosome 1, ASM3395843v1, whole genome shotgun sequence genomic DNA contains:
- the LRRC10 gene encoding leucine-rich repeat-containing protein 10 — protein sequence MGTVIFSADSFSMGNTLRAIIAFIPSNDCQKYLLRDLEEMPIDRMVDLSSRQLRRFPLHICSFRNLVKLYLSDNNLHQLPPELEELQNLQILALDFNHFKVLPPVVCSLKQLCILYLGNNKLCDLPQDLSLLQNLKTLWLESNCLSQLPEVVCELSRLKTLHAGSNALRTLPARLSCLQELRTVWLSGNLLTDFPPVLLHMPFLEVIDVDRNLIRSFPSLAHLPGLKLVIYDHNPCRNAPKVAQGVRRVGRWAEETPEPRKRSGLGREEDTDNKDLPPGPEKQPQPC from the coding sequence ATGGGCACAGTGATTTTCAGTGCAGACAGTTTCAGTATGGGCAATACCCTGAGAGCAATCATTGCCTTCATCCCATCCAACGACTGCCAGAAATACCTCCTGCGAGACCTGGAAGAGATGCCCATTGATCGAATGGTGGatctgagcagcaggcagctgaggaGATTCCCCTTGCACATTTGTTCTTTCAGGAATCTGGTCAAGTTGTACCTGAGTGACAATAACCTGCACCAGCTCCCACCGGAGCTAGAAGAGCTGCAGAACCTCCAGATCTTGGCCTTAGATTTCAACCACTTTAAAGTGCTGCCCCCGGTGGTGTGCTCACTGAAGCAGCTGTGTATCCTCTACCTGGGCAATAACAAGCTCTGCGACCTGCCCCAGGACCTCAGTCTCCTGCAGAACCTCAAAACCTTGTGGCTCGAGTCCAactgcctgagccagctgcccGAGGTGGTGTGCGAGCTGAGCCGCCTCAAGACCCTACACGCCGGCTCCAACGCGCTGCGCACCCTGCCCGCCCGGCTGAGCTGCCTGCAGGAGCTGCGCACCGTCTGGCTCTCTGGCAACCTGCTAACCGACTTCCCGCCGGTGCTGCTGCACATGCCCTTCCTGGAGGTGATTGACGTGGATCGCAACCTCATCCGGtccttccccagcctggctcacctCCCCGGCCTCAAGCTGGTGATCTACGATCACAACCCCTGCAGGAATGCGCCCAAGGTAGCCCAGGGGGTGCGCAGAGTGGGGAGGTGGGCGGAGGAGACCCCCGAGCCCAGGAAGCGCTCTGGTCTAGGCAGGGAGGAGGACACCGACAACAAGGACCTGCCACCTGGCCCTGAGAAGCAACCGCAGCCCTGCTGA